A single Thiohalobacter thiocyanaticus DNA region contains:
- the rplB gene encoding 50S ribosomal protein L2 gives MAIVKTKPTSPGRRFVVKLSTGDLYKGEPYGPLVEKKTRNGGRNNLGRITTRHRGGGHKQRYRVIDFKRNKDGIVGRVERIEYDPNRSANIALVLYADGERRYILAPKGLEVGMPVQSGSHAPIKPGSAMPLRNVPVGTLVHNIEMKPGKGGQLARSAGAGVQLVAREGQYATLRLRSGEMRKVHADCRATIGEVGNAEHSLRSLGKAGAKRWRGVRPTVRGVAMNPVDHPHGGGEGRTSGGRHPVTPWGVPTKGYKTRKNKRTDHMIVRRRKSR, from the coding sequence ATGGCTATTGTCAAAACCAAGCCCACTTCCCCGGGCCGCCGCTTTGTGGTCAAGCTCTCGACGGGCGACCTGTACAAGGGCGAGCCCTACGGGCCGCTGGTCGAGAAGAAGACCCGGAACGGCGGGCGCAACAACCTGGGTCGGATCACCACCCGGCATCGCGGCGGCGGGCACAAGCAGCGCTATCGTGTCATCGATTTCAAGCGCAACAAGGACGGCATTGTCGGCCGGGTCGAGCGCATTGAATACGATCCGAACCGCAGCGCCAATATCGCGCTGGTGCTGTATGCCGACGGCGAGCGCCGCTACATCCTGGCGCCCAAGGGTCTGGAAGTCGGCATGCCGGTGCAGTCCGGCAGTCATGCCCCGATCAAGCCGGGCAGTGCCATGCCGCTGCGCAACGTCCCGGTGGGCACCCTGGTGCACAACATCGAGATGAAGCCCGGCAAGGGCGGTCAGCTGGCGCGCAGCGCCGGCGCCGGTGTGCAGCTGGTGGCCCGCGAAGGCCAGTACGCCACCCTGCGCCTGCGCTCGGGCGAGATGCGCAAGGTTCACGCCGACTGCCGCGCCACCATCGGCGAGGTCGGCAATGCCGAGCACAGCCTGCGTTCGCTGGGCAAGGCCGGTGCCAAGCGCTGGCGCGGCGTGCGCCCGACGGTGCGCGGCGTGGCCATGAACCCGGTGGATCATCCGCATGGCGGCGGTGAGGGTCGTACCTCGGGCGGTCGTCATCCGGTCACTCCCTGGGGTGTTCCGACCAAGGGCTACAAG
- the rplW gene encoding 50S ribosomal protein L23, with amino-acid sequence MSQERLMKVLLAPLVSEKTARLADTSRQYAFKVLPDASKPEIRQAVEKLFEVKVTNVQVARVKGKVKRFGQTLGKRSDWKKAYVTLAEGQDIDFMGAE; translated from the coding sequence ATGAGTCAGGAACGCCTGATGAAGGTTCTGCTGGCGCCGCTGGTGTCGGAGAAGACCGCGCGGCTGGCTGATACGAGCCGTCAGTACGCATTCAAGGTGCTGCCCGATGCCAGCAAGCCGGAAATCCGCCAGGCCGTGGAAAAGCTGTTCGAGGTCAAGGTGACCAACGTGCAGGTGGCCAGGGTCAAGGGCAAGGTCAAGCGCTTCGGTCAGACGCTGGGTAAGCGCTCCGACTGGAAGAAGGCCTACGTCACCCTGGCGGAAGGCCAGGATATCGATTTCATGGGAGCGGAATAA
- the rplD gene encoding 50S ribosomal protein L4, giving the protein MDIQVQGGASVSVSDKAFGRDFNEALIHQVVTAFMAGGRAGTKAQKSRSDVRGGGSKPWRQKGTGRARSGTIRSPLWAGGGKTFAARPRDYSQKVNKKMYRGAMASILSELLRQDRLVIVDDFSLAAPRTRDLVGKLKDMDLRDVLIVNDDADENLYLAARNLYNVGVCDSETADPVSLIGFEKVLMTVDTLKKFEERLA; this is encoded by the coding sequence ATGGATATTCAGGTTCAGGGTGGTGCATCTGTCAGTGTCTCGGACAAGGCCTTCGGCCGGGATTTCAACGAGGCGCTGATCCACCAGGTCGTGACCGCCTTCATGGCCGGCGGCCGTGCCGGCACCAAGGCGCAGAAGAGCCGCTCCGACGTGCGCGGCGGCGGTTCCAAGCCCTGGCGACAGAAGGGGACAGGCCGGGCGCGTTCTGGTACAATTCGCAGCCCGCTGTGGGCGGGTGGCGGCAAGACCTTTGCCGCTCGTCCGCGCGATTATTCCCAGAAGGTGAACAAGAAGATGTACCGCGGGGCCATGGCCTCGATCCTGTCCGAACTGCTGCGTCAGGATCGACTGGTGATCGTGGACGACTTCTCGCTTGCTGCGCCCAGGACCAGGGACCTGGTGGGCAAGCTCAAGGACATGGATCTGCGGGATGTGCTGATCGTCAATGACGATGCCGACGAGAATCTGTATCTCGCCGCGCGCAACCTCTACAACGTCGGGGTGTGCGATTCAGAGACCGCCGATCCGGTCAGCCTGATCGGGTTCGAAAAGGTGTTGATGACGGTCGACACCCTGAAGAAGTTTGAGGAGAGACTGGCATGA
- the rplC gene encoding 50S ribosomal protein L3 produces the protein MAIGVVGRKIGMTRVFTEDGAAVPVTVIEVEPNRVTQLKSQETDGYRALQVTTGSRRASRVTKPLAGHYARAGVEAGRGLWEFRLYGEEGEGIEVGAEIKVDIFENGQKVDVSGTSIGKGFQGGVKRHNFRTQDATHGNSLSHRAPGSIGQNQTPGRVFKGKKMAGHMGSVRRTTQSLEVVRVDAERNLLLIKGSVPGAKGGDVIVRPAVKA, from the coding sequence ATGGCGATCGGAGTTGTAGGCCGCAAGATCGGAATGACCCGCGTCTTCACCGAAGACGGGGCGGCGGTTCCGGTGACCGTAATCGAGGTCGAACCGAACCGGGTGACCCAGCTGAAGTCGCAGGAGACCGACGGCTATCGTGCGCTGCAGGTAACCACCGGCAGCCGGCGCGCCTCGCGCGTCACCAAGCCGCTGGCCGGGCACTACGCCAGGGCCGGGGTCGAGGCAGGCCGCGGGCTATGGGAGTTCCGCCTGTACGGCGAGGAAGGCGAGGGCATCGAGGTCGGCGCCGAGATCAAGGTCGATATCTTCGAGAACGGCCAGAAGGTCGACGTCAGCGGCACCAGCATCGGCAAGGGCTTCCAGGGCGGTGTGAAGCGTCACAACTTCCGTACCCAGGACGCCACCCACGGCAACTCGCTGTCGCATCGCGCTCCGGGTTCCATCGGTCAGAACCAGACTCCCGGCCGTGTGTTCAAGGGCAAGAAGATGGCCGGCCACATGGGCAGCGTGCGCCGCACCACCCAGAGCCTGGAAGTGGTGCGGGTGGATGCCGAGCGCAACCTGCTGCTGATCAAGGGTTCGGTGCCCGGCGCCAAGGGCGGCGATGTGATCGTGCGCCCGGCAGTCAAGGCTTGA
- the rpsJ gene encoding 30S ribosomal protein S10, translated as MTNQRIRIRLKAFDHRLIDQSAREIVETAKRTGAQVRGPIPLPTKKESFTVLISPHVNKDARDQYEIRTHKRLMDIVDPTDKTVDALMKLDLAAGVDVQIKLN; from the coding sequence ATGACCAACCAGCGAATTCGTATCCGCCTCAAGGCCTTCGATCATCGTCTGATCGATCAGTCGGCGCGGGAGATCGTGGAGACGGCCAAGCGTACCGGCGCTCAGGTGCGCGGTCCGATTCCGTTGCCCACGAAAAAGGAAAGCTTCACCGTGCTGATCTCGCCGCATGTCAACAAGGACGCGCGGGACCAGTATGAGATCCGTACCCACAAGCGGCTGATGGACATCGTCGATCCGACCGACAAGACGGTCGATGCGCTGATGAAGCTGGATCTTGCCGCTGGCGTGGACGTGCAGATTAAGTTGAATTGA
- the tuf gene encoding elongation factor Tu translates to MSKEKFERTKPHVNVGTIGHVDHGKTTLTAALTKVGAEKMGGEFRAYDQIDNAPEERARGITIATAHVEYETDARHYAHVDCPGHADYVKNMITGAAQMDGAILVCSAADGPMPQTREHILLARQVGVPSIVVYMNKADQVDDPELLELVEMEIRDLLSSYDFPGDDTPIITGSALKALEGDTSEIGVPSIEKLLEALDSYIPVPERPVDQPFLMPIEDVFSISGRGTVVTGRIERGIVKVGDEVEIVGIRDTTKTTVTGVEMFRKLLDSGEAGDNVGVLLRGTKRDDVERGQVLCVPGSITPHTKFECEVYVLSKDEGGRHTPFFNGYRPQFYFRTTDVTGACDLPEGVEMVMPGDNVKMTVSLIAPIAMEEGLRFAIREGGRTVGAGVVSKIIE, encoded by the coding sequence GTGTCCAAGGAAAAATTTGAGCGAACGAAGCCGCACGTGAACGTGGGAACGATAGGTCACGTGGACCATGGTAAGACGACGCTGACGGCGGCGCTGACGAAGGTGGGTGCCGAGAAGATGGGCGGCGAGTTCCGGGCCTACGATCAGATTGATAATGCGCCGGAAGAGCGTGCGCGCGGGATCACGATTGCCACTGCTCACGTGGAGTACGAGACGGATGCGCGCCACTATGCGCACGTGGACTGTCCTGGTCACGCCGACTATGTGAAGAACATGATCACGGGTGCGGCGCAGATGGACGGTGCGATCCTGGTGTGCAGTGCGGCGGACGGTCCGATGCCGCAGACGCGCGAGCACATCCTGCTGGCGCGTCAGGTGGGTGTGCCCTCGATCGTGGTGTACATGAACAAGGCCGACCAGGTGGATGATCCGGAGCTGCTGGAGCTGGTGGAGATGGAGATCCGCGATCTGCTGTCTTCCTATGATTTCCCCGGCGACGACACCCCGATCATTACCGGTTCGGCGCTCAAGGCGCTGGAAGGCGACACCTCGGAGATCGGCGTGCCGTCGATCGAGAAGCTGCTGGAGGCGCTGGACAGCTACATTCCGGTGCCGGAGCGTCCGGTGGACCAGCCGTTCCTGATGCCGATCGAGGACGTGTTCTCGATTTCGGGTCGCGGCACGGTGGTGACCGGTCGTATCGAGCGCGGCATCGTCAAGGTGGGCGACGAGGTGGAGATCGTGGGTATTCGCGACACCACCAAGACCACGGTGACGGGTGTGGAGATGTTCCGCAAGCTGCTGGACTCGGGCGAGGCGGGCGACAACGTGGGCGTGCTGCTGCGCGGGACCAAGCGTGACGATGTGGAGCGCGGACAGGTGCTGTGCGTGCCGGGTTCGATCACGCCGCACACCAAGTTCGAGTGCGAGGTGTATGTGCTGAGCAAGGACGAGGGTGGTCGTCACACGCCGTTCTTCAACGGTTATCGTCCGCAGTTCTACTTCCGCACGACGGACGTGACGGGTGCATGCGATCTGCCGGAAGGCGTGGAGATGGTGATGCCGGGCGACAACGTGAAGATGACGGTGTCGCTGATTGCGCCGATCGCGATGGAAGAGGGTCTGCGCTTCGCCATCCGCGAAGGCGGCCGTACCGTGGGCGCCGGCGTGGTCTCCAAGATCATCGAGTAA
- the fusA gene encoding elongation factor G, translated as MARKTPIERYRNVGIMAHIDAGKTTTTERVLFYTGVSHKIGETHDGAATMDWMEQEQERGITITSAATTCFWSGMDQQFPEHRINIIDTPGHVDFTIEVERSLRVLDGACAVFCAVGGVEPQSETVWRQANKYHVPRMGFVNKMDRAGANFLRVVEQVKTRLGAFPVPVQLPIGAEDNFQGVVDLIRMQAIYWNEADMGMTYEARDIPADMLEQCQEWREHMLEAAAEATEELMDKYLNEGDLSHEEIIKGLRMRTLTVEIIPMMCGSAFKNKGVQAMLDAMINFMPSPVDVLAIKGVLDDESETEVLRKSSDDEPFAALAFKIATDPYVGSLTFFRVYSGVLSSGDTVYNSVKGKKERVGRILQMHSNSREEIKEVRAGDIAAAVGLKDVTTGDTLCDMSKPVILERMEFPEPVISVAVEPKTKADQEKMGIALQKLAQEDPSFRVHTDEESGQTIISGMGELHLDIIVDRMKREFKVEANVGAPQVAYRETIRKAVEKVEGKFVRQSGGRGQYGHVVLKLEPQEPGAGYEFVNAIVGGVVPKDYIPAVDKGIQEQMENGVLGGFPMVDVKITLFDGSYHDVDSSEMAFKIAGSMGFKEGALKASPVLLEPIMSVEVVTPEEYMGDVVGDLNRRRGMIKEMEDGPSGKQVRAEVPLSEMFGYATDLRSATQGRASYSMQFEKYAEAPTNVADAIIKKAS; from the coding sequence GTGGCACGCAAAACCCCAATCGAACGTTATCGCAATGTCGGCATCATGGCGCACATTGATGCCGGCAAGACGACGACTACAGAGCGCGTCCTGTTCTACACCGGCGTGTCGCACAAGATCGGCGAGACGCACGACGGTGCGGCCACCATGGACTGGATGGAGCAGGAGCAGGAGCGCGGCATCACCATCACCTCCGCGGCCACCACCTGCTTCTGGAGCGGCATGGACCAGCAGTTCCCGGAACACCGCATCAATATCATCGACACCCCCGGCCACGTGGACTTCACCATCGAGGTGGAGCGTTCTCTGCGCGTACTCGACGGCGCCTGCGCCGTGTTCTGCGCCGTGGGCGGCGTCGAACCCCAGTCCGAGACGGTCTGGCGCCAGGCCAACAAGTATCACGTCCCGCGCATGGGCTTCGTCAACAAGATGGACCGTGCCGGCGCGAATTTCCTGCGCGTGGTCGAGCAGGTCAAGACCCGGCTGGGCGCCTTCCCGGTCCCGGTGCAGCTGCCGATCGGCGCCGAGGACAATTTCCAGGGCGTGGTGGACCTGATCCGGATGCAGGCCATCTACTGGAACGAGGCCGACATGGGGATGACCTACGAGGCCAGGGATATCCCCGCGGATATGCTCGAGCAGTGCCAGGAGTGGCGCGAGCACATGCTGGAAGCCGCTGCCGAGGCCACCGAAGAACTGATGGACAAGTATCTCAACGAGGGTGATCTGTCCCACGAGGAGATCATCAAGGGCCTGCGCATGCGCACCCTGACGGTCGAGATCATTCCGATGATGTGCGGCTCCGCCTTCAAGAACAAGGGCGTGCAGGCCATGCTGGACGCCATGATCAATTTCATGCCCTCGCCGGTCGACGTGCTGGCCATCAAGGGTGTGCTGGACGACGAGAGCGAGACCGAGGTGCTGCGTAAGTCCTCCGATGACGAGCCCTTCGCCGCGCTGGCCTTCAAGATCGCCACCGATCCCTATGTCGGTTCGCTGACCTTCTTCCGGGTCTACTCCGGCGTGCTGAGTTCCGGCGACACCGTCTACAACTCGGTCAAGGGCAAGAAGGAGCGCGTCGGCCGTATCCTGCAGATGCACTCCAACTCGCGCGAGGAGATCAAGGAGGTGCGCGCCGGCGACATCGCCGCCGCCGTGGGCCTGAAGGACGTCACTACCGGTGACACCCTGTGCGACATGAGCAAGCCCGTCATCCTGGAGCGCATGGAATTCCCCGAGCCGGTCATCTCCGTCGCGGTGGAACCCAAGACCAAGGCCGACCAGGAGAAGATGGGCATCGCCCTGCAGAAGCTGGCTCAGGAGGATCCCTCCTTCCGTGTACATACGGACGAGGAATCCGGGCAGACCATCATCTCCGGCATGGGCGAGCTGCACCTGGACATCATCGTCGACCGCATGAAGCGCGAGTTCAAGGTCGAGGCCAACGTGGGCGCGCCCCAGGTGGCCTATCGCGAGACCATTCGCAAGGCGGTCGAGAAGGTCGAAGGCAAGTTCGTGCGTCAGTCCGGCGGCCGCGGCCAGTACGGCCATGTCGTGCTCAAGCTGGAGCCGCAGGAGCCGGGGGCGGGGTACGAGTTTGTCAACGCCATCGTCGGCGGTGTCGTGCCCAAGGATTACATCCCGGCCGTGGACAAGGGCATCCAGGAGCAGATGGAGAACGGTGTACTGGGCGGGTTCCCGATGGTCGACGTGAAGATCACCCTGTTCGACGGTTCCTACCATGACGTCGATTCCTCCGAGATGGCTTTCAAGATCGCCGGCTCCATGGGCTTCAAGGAAGGCGCGCTGAAGGCCAGTCCGGTGCTGCTCGAACCCATTATGAGTGTCGAGGTCGTTACTCCGGAAGAGTACATGGGCGACGTGGTGGGTGACCTGAACCGCCGTCGCGGCATGATCAAGGAAATGGAGGACGGCCCCTCCGGCAAGCAGGTGCGGGCCGAGGTTCCGCTGTCGGAGATGTTCGGCTATGCCACTGATCTGCGCAGCGCCACTCAGGGCCGCGCCAGCTACAGCATGCAATTCGAAAAATACGCCGAAGCGCCCACCAACGTCGCCGACGCGATCATCAAGAAAGCATCGTAA
- the rpsG gene encoding 30S ribosomal protein S7, translated as MSRRKSAERRQILPDPKFGSEKLAKFMNMLMMSGKKSVAERIVYGALDHIGQKSGDPMEVMDQALENVSPMVEVKSRRVGGATYQVPIEVRPVRRQTLAMRWVIDAASKRSEKTMAQRLAGEIMDASESRGAAVKKREDTHRMAEANKAFAHYRW; from the coding sequence ATGTCCAGAAGAAAGTCAGCAGAACGCCGCCAGATCCTGCCGGACCCCAAGTTCGGCAGTGAGAAGCTGGCCAAGTTTATGAATATGCTCATGATGAGCGGCAAGAAATCGGTCGCAGAGCGCATCGTCTACGGCGCCCTGGACCATATCGGTCAGAAGAGCGGCGACCCGATGGAGGTCATGGACCAGGCCCTGGAGAACGTCAGCCCGATGGTCGAGGTCAAGTCCCGCCGCGTCGGCGGTGCCACCTACCAGGTGCCGATCGAGGTGCGACCGGTCCGCCGCCAGACCCTGGCCATGCGCTGGGTGATCGATGCCGCCAGCAAGCGCAGCGAGAAGACCATGGCGCAACGTCTTGCCGGCGAGATCATGGATGCCTCTGAGAGCCGTGGCGCCGCGGTGAAGAAGCGCGAGGATACGCACCGCATGGCCGAGGCCAACAAGGCCTTCGCGCACTACCGCTGGTAA
- the rpsL gene encoding 30S ribosomal protein S12, whose translation MPTINQLVRKSRSRRARQSNVPALEASPQKRGVCTRVYTTTPKKPNSALRKVARVRLTNGYEVNTYIGGEGHNLQEHSVVLIRGGRVKDLPGVRYHTVRGSLDTSGVQARRKGRSKYGAKRPKS comes from the coding sequence ATGCCCACGATCAACCAGTTAGTACGCAAATCGCGTAGCCGCAGAGCGCGGCAGAGTAACGTGCCTGCGCTCGAGGCTTCACCGCAGAAGCGAGGCGTGTGCACCCGTGTCTACACCACCACGCCGAAGAAACCGAACTCGGCATTGCGCAAGGTCGCGCGGGTGCGTTTGACCAACGGTTATGAAGTCAACACCTACATCGGTGGTGAGGGCCACAATCTGCAGGAGCACTCAGTGGTGCTGATCCGTGGTGGTCGTGTGAAGGACCTGCCCGGCGTGCGCTACCACACCGTGCGCGGCAGCCTGGACACCTCCGGGGTGCAGGCGCGCCGCAAGGGGCGCTCGAAGTATGGCGCCAAGCGGCCCAAGTCCTAA